A single region of the Mesotoga sp. BH458_6_3_2_1 genome encodes:
- a CDS encoding Do family serine endopeptidase — protein MRKVLLVVVVVLLSVASLALVNEGYESPVVNVVQAAGPAVVKVDVEATRKYSVTDPYGFEDFFRRFFGEIPDQKVTGVGSGFIFSKDGYIFTNEHVVSGAEKITVSMLDGNSYPAKYIGGDAELDIAVIKINPDGIDLPIVELGESDSLRIGEWAVAIGNPFGLKHTVTLGVISAVGRQLPKPDGNGVYSNLIQTDAAINPGNSGGPLLNIHGQVIGINTAIISSDVGTSLGFAIPIDVALRFVDSIIETGSVQRAYLGVYMDTVTEAISRSLGLKVDNGALITDVVPGSAAEKAGVKPQDVIIGFENLEITNSSELRAAVLNYPAGSEVKITIDRFGERIVQSVILGSLSQESESSSLDDIEESEIYESSFGVSVSDLTPEDRERLGLPSEFRGVVIRKVDSEGIIYRLGISKDDVITRLSINGNQEPVENANDFKAHVEKIKKGDYVAFFVYRSGVRFVASFQF, from the coding sequence ATGAGGAAAGTTCTTTTAGTTGTGGTTGTTGTTCTGTTATCAGTGGCTTCTCTGGCCCTGGTTAATGAAGGCTACGAGAGTCCCGTGGTCAACGTAGTCCAAGCAGCAGGACCAGCAGTAGTAAAAGTAGACGTCGAAGCTACCAGAAAGTATTCAGTAACCGACCCTTATGGGTTTGAGGATTTCTTCAGGCGTTTCTTTGGAGAGATTCCTGATCAGAAAGTAACAGGTGTTGGTTCTGGATTTATTTTCAGCAAAGACGGTTACATTTTCACCAACGAACATGTAGTTTCTGGCGCCGAAAAAATCACAGTGTCTATGCTCGATGGAAACTCCTATCCCGCAAAATACATTGGTGGAGATGCAGAGTTGGACATCGCTGTTATTAAGATAAATCCCGATGGGATTGATCTTCCAATAGTGGAACTCGGTGAATCTGACTCGCTTAGGATAGGGGAATGGGCAGTTGCAATCGGAAATCCTTTCGGACTCAAACACACTGTGACGCTCGGTGTAATCAGCGCAGTTGGAAGGCAGTTGCCAAAACCTGATGGGAACGGGGTTTACTCGAATTTAATACAGACTGATGCGGCAATTAACCCCGGTAACAGCGGAGGTCCATTGTTGAACATCCATGGTCAGGTTATTGGTATCAACACCGCCATAATCTCCTCGGACGTCGGAACTTCACTAGGCTTTGCAATACCCATAGATGTGGCACTGAGATTTGTCGATTCGATAATAGAAACAGGATCGGTTCAGAGAGCCTATCTTGGGGTTTACATGGATACTGTCACAGAGGCCATCTCCAGATCGCTTGGATTAAAAGTCGATAACGGTGCTCTCATCACCGATGTAGTCCCAGGCTCTGCAGCAGAGAAGGCCGGAGTGAAGCCTCAAGACGTAATCATCGGTTTTGAAAATCTTGAGATCACAAATTCTTCTGAATTGAGGGCCGCCGTTCTTAACTACCCGGCAGGTTCCGAGGTTAAGATTACAATCGACAGATTTGGAGAGAGAATTGTGCAATCGGTAATTCTGGGATCACTTTCTCAAGAGAGTGAATCCTCATCACTCGATGATATTGAGGAATCCGAGATTTATGAAAGCTCTTTTGGAGTATCCGTTTCCGATTTAACTCCTGAAGACAGAGAACGGCTCGGACTACCTTCAGAATTCAGAGGAGTAGTTATAAGAAAGGTTGATTCAGAAGGAATCATCTACAGACTCGGCATCAGCAAAGATGATGTGATCACCCGTTTGAGTATAAATGGCAATCAGGAACCGGTCGAGAATGCGAACGATTTTAAGGCGCATGTCGAAAAGATCAAGAAGGGAGACTATGTGGCATTCTTTGTCTACAGAAGTGGCGTGAGATTCGTGGCTTCCTTCCAGTTCTAA
- a CDS encoding SLC13 family permease, translated as MSLLQWLFVLIVFVVAYYLIISGKFNRSTVAFAAGIIILLSKIIPDFDMKELGYLVDFNTISILIGMMIVVGTLRTTGFFEFIAVHVVRVSKGNVRALLVFFMVTIALFSAFLDNVTTILLFAPIIFLVADALEVSPRVFLLAGVLSANIGGTATLIGDPPNILIGSASGFGFMDFLRIDGPITLIALLITVIYLDRKVFKDYRSMGDKLQRLASMDPNKAIVSKPALYKSLAVFFGIIAGFLLHGLIGIEPSLVALAGAAAAMILNGKSFSSLSEDIEWDTIFFFMGLFVLAFALQEVGITSFISGLLGTLSGNRVVLFLTLYWLSAVMSGFIGAVPAVTFMIPVIQGMTANYGVPVEIWWVISISACLGGSFSIAGAAANMVGVGLIEKHSKESLKYGDFLRFSMPVTIMTLVAGTAYILLRFSL; from the coding sequence GTGAGTCTGTTGCAGTGGTTGTTCGTTCTGATCGTTTTTGTTGTTGCGTATTATCTGATTATTTCAGGAAAATTCAATAGGTCCACAGTCGCCTTCGCTGCGGGAATCATAATACTTTTGTCTAAGATAATTCCTGACTTCGATATGAAGGAGCTCGGTTATCTTGTAGACTTCAATACAATAAGTATCCTCATCGGCATGATGATAGTTGTCGGAACGCTAAGAACAACGGGATTCTTCGAATTCATTGCAGTGCATGTTGTTAGAGTCTCTAAGGGTAACGTAAGAGCTCTTCTGGTATTCTTCATGGTTACAATTGCTCTTTTCTCTGCCTTTCTTGACAACGTTACTACGATACTCCTCTTTGCACCCATAATTTTTCTTGTTGCCGATGCGCTCGAAGTTTCACCACGGGTATTTTTGCTGGCGGGAGTTCTTTCAGCAAACATCGGCGGTACCGCGACTTTGATCGGAGATCCACCAAACATTTTAATCGGTTCCGCAAGCGGATTTGGATTCATGGATTTTCTCAGGATTGATGGGCCAATCACTCTCATTGCCCTACTAATAACTGTTATATATCTTGATAGAAAGGTCTTTAAGGATTACAGATCAATGGGAGATAAGCTGCAGCGCCTTGCCAGCATGGATCCCAACAAAGCTATAGTCTCAAAACCGGCTCTCTATAAATCACTTGCAGTGTTTTTTGGAATCATAGCAGGGTTTCTTCTCCATGGGTTGATAGGAATCGAGCCTTCTCTTGTCGCTCTCGCAGGTGCTGCTGCCGCGATGATTCTGAATGGGAAAAGTTTTTCCAGTCTGTCCGAGGATATCGAATGGGATACAATCTTCTTCTTTATGGGGCTCTTTGTTCTCGCATTCGCTCTGCAAGAGGTTGGTATTACTTCCTTTATATCCGGTCTTCTGGGTACACTCTCGGGCAATAGAGTAGTGCTGTTTCTTACCCTTTACTGGTTGTCGGCAGTAATGAGCGGATTCATCGGCGCGGTCCCCGCAGTCACTTTTATGATTCCAGTTATACAGGGAATGACGGCAAATTACGGTGTCCCTGTCGAAATTTGGTGGGTAATCTCAATCTCGGCCTGTCTTGGAGGGAGTTTTTCTATTGCCGGCGCGGCCGCCAATATGGTTGGAGTTGGGCTGATAGAAAAACACTCAAAGGAGAGTCTCAAGTACGGGGATTTTTTGAGATTTTCAATGCCAGTTACGATTATGACGCTTGTTGCCGGTACCGCCTATATTCTGCTCAGATTCTCGCTTTAG
- a CDS encoding YgiQ family radical SAM protein — translation MIFPMTKREMDQRGWTFLDIILVTGDAFVDHPSFGSAMIARVLESAGWKVGVISQPDWRTTEDISALGRPRLFFGITSGNVDSMVANYTSTGRKRKSDDYTPGGIGGKRPDRATTVYSNLIRQAFKDTIVVIGGIEASLRRFSHYDWWSNRIRKSILLDSKADLLVYGMGEKPITEIASKISESGQIPKDVEGTVFWSSVKPIGVELPSHEEVLLDKRKYFRLTRIIHEETDPVRGTCLYQLQDNRYVVQNKPPQVSSQELDSFYSLPFSRRVHPWSLSKGKVKAIETVRNSVTSHRGCYGECNFCAIAIHQGRTVVSRSEDSIIKEIETLTEDIEFHGTITDIGGPTANMYGFECSVKEKAGACADKRCLFPKVCRSLRPDHSRYLNLLRRAKRIPGVKHVFVSSGIRYDLILNDEESGGDFLKELIENHTSGQLKIAPEHSVDHVLKHMGKPSEEALRNFLREVSLLSSRNRYTIGYFIAAHPGCSMQDMVELKTFVNKEMHYNPEQVQIFTPTPATYSTAMYYTGIASEDGDQIFVERSTSGRREQKDVLTKKENLKRESEQNIGGTGNKRHNRNWH, via the coding sequence ATGATTTTTCCAATGACCAAGAGAGAGATGGATCAGAGAGGTTGGACTTTTCTTGACATAATACTTGTTACTGGCGATGCTTTTGTTGATCATCCATCATTTGGATCGGCAATGATCGCCAGAGTTCTTGAATCTGCTGGCTGGAAAGTAGGCGTGATTTCGCAGCCAGACTGGCGAACAACTGAAGACATTTCAGCACTGGGGAGGCCAAGGCTCTTCTTCGGCATAACCTCCGGAAATGTTGATTCTATGGTTGCTAACTACACTTCAACCGGAAGGAAGAGAAAGAGCGATGATTACACTCCTGGCGGGATTGGCGGAAAGAGACCTGATCGTGCAACTACAGTCTATTCAAATTTGATAAGGCAGGCTTTCAAAGACACTATCGTTGTCATTGGAGGAATAGAGGCAAGCTTGAGAAGGTTCTCGCATTATGACTGGTGGAGCAACAGAATAAGAAAATCCATTCTTCTTGACTCTAAAGCAGACTTGCTTGTATACGGAATGGGTGAGAAACCCATAACCGAAATTGCCAGTAAAATATCAGAATCAGGACAAATCCCTAAAGATGTCGAAGGAACCGTTTTCTGGTCGAGCGTAAAACCAATTGGAGTTGAGCTTCCATCTCATGAAGAAGTCTTACTTGACAAACGGAAGTACTTTAGACTTACAAGAATCATTCATGAAGAGACTGACCCTGTAAGGGGCACCTGTCTTTATCAGCTTCAGGATAATAGATATGTTGTACAGAACAAACCTCCACAGGTAAGTTCACAGGAATTGGATTCCTTCTATTCTCTTCCATTCAGTAGAAGAGTACACCCATGGTCTCTTTCGAAGGGAAAGGTCAAGGCGATTGAAACCGTTCGAAATTCGGTAACGAGTCACAGGGGTTGCTACGGTGAGTGCAACTTCTGTGCGATTGCGATTCATCAGGGAAGAACAGTAGTATCGAGAAGTGAAGACTCAATAATCAAAGAGATCGAAACCCTTACCGAAGACATTGAATTTCACGGAACAATAACCGATATAGGCGGTCCGACAGCAAACATGTATGGATTCGAGTGCTCTGTAAAGGAAAAAGCCGGGGCTTGTGCAGATAAGAGATGTCTCTTCCCAAAAGTATGTCGTTCTCTTAGACCCGATCATAGCAGATACCTCAATCTATTGAGAAGAGCAAAGAGAATTCCTGGGGTTAAGCATGTTTTCGTCTCTTCTGGAATAAGGTACGATCTCATTCTCAACGATGAAGAATCCGGTGGGGATTTCCTCAAAGAATTGATCGAAAATCATACCTCCGGACAATTAAAAATAGCACCCGAACATTCCGTTGATCATGTACTGAAGCATATGGGAAAACCATCAGAAGAGGCTCTCCGTAACTTCTTAAGAGAAGTAAGTCTTCTCTCAAGCAGAAATAGATACACTATCGGGTATTTCATTGCTGCTCATCCGGGATGCTCGATGCAGGACATGGTCGAACTGAAGACATTCGTGAACAAGGAAATGCATTACAACCCAGAGCAGGTTCAGATATTCACACCTACACCGGCAACGTACTCCACAGCAATGTACTACACAGGAATTGCCTCGGAAGATGGCGACCAAATCTTTGTGGAGAGATCGACCTCCGGAAGAAGAGAACAGAAAGACGTTCTCACGAAAAAGGAGAACCTAAAGCGAGAATCTGAGCAGAATATAGGCGGTACCGGCAACAAGCGTCATAATCGTAACTGGCATTGA
- a CDS encoding TIGR01212 family radical SAM protein (This family includes YhcC from E. coli K-12, an uncharacterized radical SAM protein.), whose translation MNRKPYNDLKTHLVLKYGEPVHRVPIDAGFSCPHKIKGTGGCIYCDPSGSGFSIDSSLSLREQMEQRISLLRKKGIHKFMAYFQPNSNTFAPIDILRRIYRDAIIDDVVVLDISTRPDLVSDDVLDLLEEFKEEVDVILELGLQSINPNTLKTINRGHTLSHFIDSSLRAKSRGIELVAHVIVNLPWDTEEDVSEAARLISVLRIDGVKIHSLYVAEGTELARQYRAGEVTIGSLEQFLERVVIFLENLNSEVIVHRLVSDPPLEGTIFGNWGMSKIKLLNMIERKMIIEGRSQGCKALKI comes from the coding sequence TTGAATCGTAAGCCCTATAACGATCTAAAGACTCATTTAGTGCTCAAATACGGAGAACCCGTTCACAGAGTTCCCATCGATGCGGGTTTTTCTTGCCCGCACAAAATCAAGGGGACAGGAGGTTGCATATATTGTGATCCTTCAGGAAGCGGGTTTTCAATCGACTCTAGCCTTTCGCTTAGAGAACAAATGGAACAAAGGATATCACTGCTCAGGAAGAAAGGCATACACAAGTTTATGGCCTATTTTCAGCCAAATTCAAATACATTCGCTCCGATCGATATCCTTCGAAGAATTTATCGCGATGCGATTATTGATGACGTAGTTGTTCTCGACATATCTACGAGACCAGATCTTGTTTCTGACGATGTGCTCGACCTTCTTGAAGAGTTTAAAGAAGAAGTAGACGTTATTCTTGAGCTGGGACTACAAAGCATTAATCCAAATACACTGAAGACTATCAACAGAGGGCACACTCTGTCACATTTCATCGATTCGTCCCTGAGAGCCAAGAGCAGAGGCATAGAGCTTGTTGCTCACGTCATAGTCAATCTTCCGTGGGACACAGAGGAGGATGTATCTGAGGCGGCAAGGTTGATATCGGTGCTGAGAATTGACGGAGTCAAAATCCACTCTCTATATGTGGCTGAAGGTACCGAACTGGCAAGACAGTATCGGGCAGGAGAAGTCACAATTGGAAGTTTGGAGCAGTTTTTGGAGCGAGTGGTTATCTTCCTAGAAAACCTCAATAGTGAAGTGATTGTGCATAGGCTTGTTTCAGACCCGCCATTGGAGGGTACTATTTTTGGAAACTGGGGAATGTCAAAGATCAAGCTCTTGAATATGATTGAAAGAAAGATGATAATTGAAGGTAGAAGTCAGGGCTGCAAGGCTCTGAAGATTTAG
- the folK gene encoding 2-amino-4-hydroxy-6-hydroxymethyldihydropteridine diphosphokinase, translated as MESDLFLAFGSNIGDRLRYIVKAFKRLIEMGLFPSAVSSIYYTQPYGNTEQEEFLNCVGKFRHTGDPELLLREIKCVEKSVGRVERFRWGPREIDIDIILFGETVVTTKELTIPHNDIIKRKFVLVPLLEIESEIRDPRNGVLFSDYLERLGQSNWPKIYMKANSFRRLIEWEVKK; from the coding sequence ATGGAGAGTGATCTGTTCCTCGCCTTCGGTAGCAATATCGGAGATAGATTGCGTTACATTGTCAAAGCCTTCAAGAGACTCATAGAAATGGGGCTGTTTCCCTCAGCAGTCTCCTCTATTTATTACACTCAACCATATGGAAACACTGAACAGGAAGAATTCCTGAACTGCGTCGGGAAATTCCGACACACCGGAGACCCGGAGCTCTTGCTAAGAGAAATAAAGTGTGTTGAAAAGTCTGTGGGGCGAGTAGAGCGATTTCGATGGGGTCCGAGAGAAATAGACATTGACATTATTCTTTTTGGAGAAACTGTCGTAACTACAAAGGAGCTTACAATTCCCCACAACGATATAATTAAGAGGAAATTCGTTCTGGTTCCTCTGCTAGAAATAGAAAGCGAGATTAGGGATCCCAGAAATGGGGTCTTGTTTTCGGATTATTTAGAGAGGTTGGGGCAAAGTAACTGGCCCAAGATCTATATGAAAGCTAACTCCTTCAGAAGACTCATAGAATGGGAGGTGAAGAAATGA
- a CDS encoding radical SAM protein — protein sequence MKRILLINPWIEDVSAYDYWLKPLGLLYISSALKHLGIEPVVIDCLDRYDLELVSFGAGQGDRHFGTGKFLEEEIAKPRSISSIPRKFKRFGFPEGILRKKLRESGSVDGVFVTSMMTYWHYGVSDTIRVIREEKPGIPVLLGGVYATLLPDHARQYSGADFVCPGTGMKPLEKALAYLGIDSTLQIDWFEDLDPDYSVYDSLRYAVVITSLGCPFRCTYCASNSLWKGFHSRDSVKTADYIQFLVEKKYLSDLVFFDDAILVGNGFKELMREIDNRRIRARFHLPNGVHARFLDMETAGLMFENNFKTIKIGLETVDPTLQNTTGGKVSSRDFYQAIQNLYEAGFTSREVSAYIMVNLPGQSEKDVLNSLEVCEELGVNPSVNEFTPIPGTMQWRDLVDRGMFSEEIDPLLLDNSILPLWWEGGFSLKTVQRLKEAAWALRRKLNGE from the coding sequence TTGAAAAGAATACTGCTGATTAACCCCTGGATTGAGGATGTATCGGCTTACGATTACTGGTTGAAGCCTCTAGGACTTCTTTATATTTCGTCTGCCCTCAAACATCTCGGTATTGAACCGGTTGTAATAGATTGTCTCGATAGATATGATCTTGAGCTTGTCTCGTTTGGTGCCGGACAGGGAGATAGACACTTCGGAACGGGAAAATTTCTTGAAGAGGAAATAGCTAAACCTCGATCCATTTCATCAATTCCAAGGAAATTCAAGAGATTCGGTTTCCCCGAGGGAATCTTGCGAAAGAAACTTAGGGAGTCGGGAAGTGTAGATGGAGTATTCGTGACTTCGATGATGACTTACTGGCACTATGGAGTAAGCGACACTATACGGGTAATTCGAGAGGAGAAGCCCGGAATTCCAGTTCTGCTGGGCGGAGTTTATGCTACACTGCTTCCTGATCATGCTAGGCAATACTCAGGAGCAGATTTTGTTTGCCCCGGAACTGGAATGAAACCGCTTGAGAAAGCTCTGGCTTATCTCGGCATCGACAGTACATTGCAAATTGACTGGTTCGAAGACCTTGATCCCGATTATTCTGTCTACGACTCACTTCGCTATGCAGTTGTTATTACAAGCCTCGGCTGTCCGTTCAGATGTACGTATTGCGCCAGTAATTCTCTCTGGAAAGGATTTCATAGTAGAGATTCAGTTAAGACCGCCGATTACATTCAGTTTCTAGTAGAGAAGAAGTATCTTTCCGACCTAGTCTTCTTCGACGATGCCATTCTAGTAGGTAATGGGTTTAAAGAACTGATGCGCGAAATAGATAATCGAAGAATTAGAGCAAGATTTCACTTACCAAACGGTGTCCATGCCAGATTTCTGGACATGGAAACTGCAGGTCTGATGTTCGAAAACAATTTCAAGACAATAAAGATCGGACTAGAGACTGTGGATCCAACTTTGCAGAACACGACGGGAGGAAAAGTAAGTTCAAGAGATTTCTATCAAGCAATTCAAAACCTCTATGAAGCTGGATTCACTTCTAGAGAAGTTAGTGCCTACATCATGGTGAATCTTCCCGGCCAGAGCGAAAAGGATGTTCTGAATTCACTAGAAGTCTGTGAAGAACTGGGAGTTAACCCGAGCGTTAATGAATTCACACCCATTCCTGGCACGATGCAATGGAGGGATTTAGTAGATAGAGGGATGTTTAGTGAAGAGATTGATCCACTGCTTCTCGACAATTCGATTCTTCCTCTCTGGTGGGAAGGGGGATTTTCTTTGAAAACCGTACAGAGATTGAAGGAAGCGGCGTGGGCATTGCGGAGGAAACTAAATGGAGAGTGA
- a CDS encoding type III pantothenate kinase, whose product MLLLADIGNTTTVFGLDNGRDIEAVWRLPSSRIETEDELFVILDGLLRSRGSSLSEVTGLCVASVVPRLNGSVNYFARKYLSKPAVFVKADEFISVGLNTDNPTEIGADRLANVIGARECYGANAIVIDVGTAITIDILKDGIFAGGAILPGPATAMSSLFSHTAKLPEVELFFEDHYFGTNTEDNLRIGIVNGTYFALQGIIGNIIKEFEEKPRIIGTGGDVYMFIDEGGFIEIDDPILTLKGLRSYYNRVKLVEKNTAD is encoded by the coding sequence ATGCTGTTACTTGCAGACATCGGAAATACGACAACCGTCTTTGGACTTGATAATGGAAGAGATATTGAGGCAGTTTGGAGATTACCTTCCTCCAGGATTGAAACAGAGGATGAACTCTTCGTAATTCTGGACGGATTACTGAGGAGCAGGGGAAGTTCTCTCTCCGAGGTAACCGGACTATGTGTTGCAAGTGTTGTGCCGAGACTCAATGGATCGGTGAATTACTTTGCCAGAAAATATCTGTCGAAACCAGCAGTTTTTGTGAAGGCCGACGAATTCATTTCGGTTGGACTCAACACTGACAATCCCACAGAGATCGGCGCAGATCGGCTGGCAAATGTAATTGGAGCCCGAGAATGTTACGGGGCAAACGCAATAGTCATAGACGTCGGCACGGCAATAACCATAGACATTCTTAAGGATGGAATCTTTGCAGGAGGCGCAATTCTTCCTGGTCCGGCAACGGCAATGTCTTCTCTCTTCTCTCACACCGCTAAGCTTCCTGAAGTTGAGCTCTTTTTTGAAGATCACTACTTTGGAACTAATACCGAAGATAACCTAAGAATCGGTATTGTAAACGGAACCTACTTTGCTCTCCAAGGTATAATAGGCAACATAATCAAGGAATTTGAAGAAAAGCCAAGAATCATTGGAACCGGCGGCGATGTCTATATGTTCATAGATGAAGGTGGTTTCATAGAAATCGACGATCCCATCCTTACCTTGAAGGGCCTAAGATCTTACTACAACAGAGTGAAGTTAGTTGAAAAGAATACTGCTGATTAA